Genomic segment of Citrus sinensis cultivar Valencia sweet orange chromosome 7, DVS_A1.0, whole genome shotgun sequence:
TGAAGAAACTTCCAAcaaaaacttctttttttttcttttttcgccCCGACAGATGTTGAGTTTATTTACCTACGGTAATACAATAATATGGCAAACCTAAGTGCGTGTTTGGTTGGAAGAAATGGTAGGAGAGGATAcgaatagaaagaaaaaaggaagagagaaaataagtgaaaaagAGTGTCaatctcattttcattatttggttAGACAtagaattcatttttttctcatttttttctttcccctctCCTACTTCCCTCTCCTCTCCTTatatttcttcaaaccaaacataCCATAAGTTACATTACATATAACTTTGGGGGATCCCAATAATATTAGGATAGCTTACGacttttattttcccttttttatatttaaaaaaaaaaaaaaggtaaacgCAATGCAATGCAGCTGGTTTCCATAAGAAATTTGGAAACCTACTTTGAGTTTTGTCTTTTATGGTGGAAGTGGGGAACTAAGTTAAGTCgtaaaaaaagttttatgttaCGCGTGCAATTCCATTTCTTGTATACTTtatatgatgaattgatgagtGCTTCGAACGCGTATGTATGGCAGCACCACATGTTTCCGTGGAGCGTATCATCATTACATGAGTGCTTTGTACACGTTCAACTTGAATGAGATTAACaatatgcttttatttttttaaaaaaatattaacatttCAAACATAGAAACGTGTTCAGTGAACTGTTATTAGCAATCATGGTTCATATTAAGGTCAAtgataagttaaaagattaaaaaaaagagtaccGATGTATTTTATTCTGTGGTATTtctaaatatgtatttttatgtcTTTAGTGCATATTTTGTTTACGTAAATGAAGGATTGTATATTTGCTTTTGGTAGAATAACAGTACTAATtgattatgtatttatttattttgactaAATTAAAGTCAAGAACAAactaaagaattaaaaaaaatactctaaTACTCGTAAAAtctatgtttttttattttgttaaatatgtgttttacatattattttgtttattattgtttatttattcagTTAcccttcaattttaaatttatacagAAAGACATGTTTTTAATTGTATGTgagagtttattttaaaataatttgtatatcattatttgaatttctATTGGCcctcaataaattatataatatactaatgataaattaatgaaagagTGTTTTAGgctgttgtttaaaaaatatacatgaaataagttattatttaaatagtgAGAATAAAATAGGCTATTGTATCAAGCtttaaggataaaaatgatatttttccttttttttaaagttaattatgttctacatttaaagtttttataaatttctacAGATTTAAGATTCAAGTTAACGTAAGTAAATATGTCGCAGCCAAATCCTTGGatgaatctattttttatatatttcattctCCGGGACCAATAGGTGATAGCATTTTAACTATGTGAAGCCACGAATTGGCTCTGACCACTTACATCAAGTCATCAAGTATTCGACGCGCTCCGAAAGATTTTCCACTTCCTCAAATGATGATAGAACAtaatcgttttttttttttttttttttttttaataatgatacgATTAGAAGTCTAttggtatttttataaagatctACTGGGACTCATTTTAATCCATTCTATTAtatcacaattattattattttttatattgagATATATATTCACATTTGTTGGAGACCTATAATTCTCCCCCATTATAAATCTCATCTCTACTCACTTGGTTTTCATAAACAAATAAGTGCGATAGGCCGCTCAACCAACAAAACATGCGGCACGTCTTACTAAAATAGACGGTCAACACTCAACAGTTCTAGGCCGTGAAGAAATGCTCAAGGCTTAAGCAACGCATTTTGACGATGCAGTTATGTTTTGAGCAAGGTTAATAAAACTCATAAGATGACCCAGATTTTAAATTTGCATTTTTCcattaacaacaataattaaaagaaaaaacaagtaGAGGAACGAAACAGAAGCAACTGCGAATTCTTAAATCCATCAGTTAgttttttccctttcaatttaTTAGTGTCTACTCTCTCTTCTAGTTGCGCTTGCAGAATACTATAAATCAGACACcagttaaaatttatatacagAGGGAAGCAAAATGCAAAAGCATATACTATTCTGGAAAGAGCGGAGAGAACAACGGCCCGAAACAAATTTGAGCTTGTTTCTTCTTATGTACACAGTCCATTTAGGCCCTATGAATCCTCTCCTAGACAAAGAGAGAACACATGTACAGCAGTTAAAATTCTCACCGAACTTTAAAAGGTGTTGCCACGCTCTTCCCAAAGCAGCTACTATCGTCAGTGGAAGTATTCTCATCTTTGCAGAACCCACTAGGTTTAGACATTTTTTCAGTGCCTCTACATCTGCAGCAAACAAACCTAGCTGGAACTGCATCGGAATCATGAATGCCAGAACATCTTGTGTGCTGCCACACCCCGCACACATCGCAAGCAAACATCCTTTCCCCATCATCATCCTTAGCTCCACAGATGCAATCCACCGTCCATCTCTCAATGCCTCTCTCCATTCTGTATTTGCTAAGCCCATTTTTCCCTAGGCATCTCCCTCGAACTCGAACTGATTCTGCGGCCCCTAGTAAGAGTTTAACCTGGGTGGAATCATCTACACCACTATAGCCAAGAAGCTCATCGGCCTGAAATCTtctaaatactaaatatacATCTTGGAAAGCACTTGATGCTTCAGTTTTGAGGTCAGAAACGGTAGCATTTCTAGGCAAGACAATTATCTCGGAAGGTGGATCAGGGACATTATCTTCGGATGGATCCATGAGTTCTAACTGACATGAGAGGCGGATTGTGTATGAATCATTAATTGAGGAAGTCTTTTCAGGCTTGTAATCTTTCATGAACTGCTTGCAGTCAATGAGCTTTGTAGCTGAACTGATAGCAAGATCCCTTATTGCCTCAGGTCCATAGTTTAGCATGGTTTGTGGATGCAACAGACTCTCAAAAAAGAGTTTCAGGTCTCGCAGGAGAATTTCTTGAGATGGATGCTTAACAACAGGAGAATCATTGCAAGATGTAACACCATTGAAGGATTCATTAGCTGCCTCAAGTCTGTGACAGAGacaacaataaagtaaatCATCTTTACtcaatataaaaatcataaagaaCTAAACAGAGAAGTCAAATGACAAGAAACCCCCCAAGTTTCATGCATAAAACAATTTGTTCTAAATATACTATTTAAAAAGGCTTCAATGTAAATGGCAAAACACAGTTCCAACCTATGGtatcaaaataaacatattttagTAAAGAGTGGTATCTGAAATAACTttcaattataacaaaaaagaaagccTGGATCATAATCAAGAAAATAGCTGAcacaaataatttcaataggAAGTAAATGCTGACCTGTACTCAAATACACCCGAATCCGGATTGCACCTGGCTACAACCACCATCCCATCAGCTGCTAATTTTCCTCCAAGCTCCTTGAGACAATGATCAAGTAGCTCTGGTTGAGCCACTTTGCATACTGCACCCCTAAGAGTTCGCCAACTAACCCAATTGGATCCAGACACAGCCCGAAGTACTCTAAACATGGCTTCATCCACACGTTCAATTTCTCCCTTAGTCCAAGAGTGCAAGACCCCTGGGGTACAAGGACTAAGCTTCTTGCAAGTTGCATCATCAATGCGAGTAGAGGAAGACTTGTGGTTGTCATAAATTAACTTcatcaagaaagaaaatagatCTCTTATATTTACAAGCTCACACTCAGATAATGACTGGTAAAATGAGATTCTGTCTTGCAGATGAGTGCGAGGTTTCCGTCCTTGAGAAAAAAAGATGGACAATGGCATGGTAGAAAGGGTTTCCACAGCTGATTTATAGGCATCGTGAGTGAGAGCAAAACTACCAGCACCAAATTCATAACCCCAGTCACCATACCACGGATGGCCTTTGGTTACGGCATGAAGCAGCCGGTACTCCAATCCGTACTTTTTTGATACATCCATCACACTAACCTTTCTATTTACcaagagaaaaagacaaattagCTGGATTCTAACTCGCTGCTAGTGTTAGATAATTGATGATTCCAGAGTTACTGAACTTAAcatgcaaaacaaaaactaatcACAAGGAAGATCTAGCATAATATAGTTATCTGAAACCCTAACCTGACTCCAAGAGCTTTACATAACCGATCCCAAAAGTCCATGATATGACAACCTGCAAGGACCCTAGATCCACCTTCTCTGCCATTGACCCTAAGAAGATGGCCATAACCATTCGCATGAACCACTCCATGTAAAAGATGAGTAGTATCCTCTAACTGGTGGTACACCCAATCCTCAACATCATCCGTCGTCGTCACATGGTTGCATGTCTTGCACCTTACAATGAAAAACCAAGAATAATGTAAACAAATTTGATGTGGTTGAAGTaccaaaaatacaacaaataagaattaattcttcttttaaatGAATTCTGGTTAATACATCGATACATCCAAATCATTGAGACATTGTCACAATGTTATTGAGATAAATTATAATGCAAAGGACAGACACAATGGCTAACcagtaaaaagaataaaatcactcaCCTGGATTCTGACAAATGCAGGGCATCCCCACAGCACGTACATGGTTTGTTATACCCACCAATGGAATTACCATCAGCCTTGACAATGAAATGGTAGCGTTTACTGCTTACAGGATTGCCACTCCAacctaaaaatcaaaataaaaaatgcacgATAAGAAATCTAATGACAGAAATTTGCTGTTATGTgcaatatatttaaatttctgcaagAAAGCTACACTGCATGATGACAAATTTTACAGTCCATCAGTAAAATGACATTTCCTGTCCTATCCTAAAAGTTCTTCAAAAAACCACAAGTCAGTTCAATGCAGTTAAGGTCACAGTTGATTCGAACCAAACAAAAGccacaatattaaaagtaatTCATTTGAACAAGGCCAGAATCAAATTTTAGTAGATGGAACTCATGAAACATATATTCTCAGCTCATTCACAAACAACAGTACAGGCGCAAAGGTTTTTATATCATAATCATATCATAACGAAAACTCATCAGCAACGTCAGACAAAAGGTTAAACCACGCCCCATATCAATCAAAACATAAGATTCTCGGccgaaaaaaataaatcaaaacatgAGCACATTAGAAAGACTGAAAGACTACggatacacaaaaaaaaaaaaagttttataaaaaaaaaacttgagtATTTTACGTGTATGTCAAAAGAAAACTTGTATTTTAACATCAATGTTTACCAATCCAGTATGATCAgcttaaatataataaaaaaactaatcgAGTATTAATCCATTTGATGACGTGTCCCAGAATTTTACGACGTCAAGTGAAGAGTAAGCATTAGAATCACTTATTGATGTTCACTTTCTCAAATATCAACCACGGATGTCCAAGTATTTACAAGCATGCCATCCTACAATCACACTTAGATAACTAGCAGTCCATACTTAAATTATGAGGGCTATTCTGGGGTAGGAAACTAAGTCGTGCGACCACCAAATAATAGTTGTCACGCAACCGCTAAAGAATGGTGTCCAGTCACATCAATATGGAGGCCAATATGATTAAAAACTGCTACGTGTCCTTCAAACCGCACACGAAAATAACATCTCTCTATAGACAAGGGCCCCGCGTTGCCCACAAACTTAACACTAAACGCGTCTCCGTACATCTCGTGAGAAATTGCCAGGTGTAAACTAATGCGTCCCCAGACTTAAAACTTTTCTCTTTGTTCTTATCCGTTAAGATTTTCATATCCACcgttcattaaaaaaaagccaTCTCACGATATAACCGCATGAGTTATCGCTAAactttacaaaaacaaaagaatctCTGATTTCCCGCCTTAGAGACCGGCTACCGGGAACAAAAAGCCAAAGACTTTCCTAGAATTGCGTGGagcaacataaaaaataaaaaaagaaataaaaaaattagagaagaGAGACTCGGTCAACAAGAATGAACTCGGAACGTGTCAACTCACCAACAACTCGGCACTGATCGCAGTATACAGATCTGGATCTGGCGACGTCTTCCTCCACCACGTCCAAACACACAGTGAGCGGGGTCGTGGAATCAGAACCGTCCGTTGCGTCAGCGACTCGGAACAGTATCTGCCACGTAAGAAGGTGGGGTAACAGGGAGGAGGGTGGCGGCATCAACGCGTGATTAGCCAAAAAAGATCTAATACTAGTCCTAAACGGCGCCGTTGGAGCAGATCCAGAACCGTCGGTAGAAGGAAAAGTAAGGAAGTCGTTAAGATCCGCGGTGACTCTTCGCTTCATCCGCTTCAATGGCCTGCCGTTCACAACCATATCTTGGATCTGGAAACAGAGGGATAGTTGATCGCACGGTGTAGATTAGAGAAAGCGAGATTTGTATGTGATGCGATTCTGTGTAGTGTGTGGTCTTTTCGGTTTGGGCTTGTGTTTTGAGagggaaaataaaaaggaacGTTTGATGAGATTGTGTAGGGTTGTATGTTTGGTCAGATGAGATCAGCACAGATCATGATTCATCAAAACTCtgtgattgattttatttgattgattaGTTATTTAGATTTAGCTTTAAGTTTGTTTCtcgcttttatttatttaatttatttatatttttgggaaTTCGAATCCGACAGAAACGTAAAGGCGGTTTGGGTAAAGAGAAtaggagaaagaaagagaaagttGTTAGTATCGAAAACTTCGTTGTTAAGCGTGTTCAGCGATACATGTACCTTTTAAATTAGAAGACTGGGAGGCCATCGGTTTTTATGGAATTACTTAAATACCCCTACGccttgtcctttttttttgggtttgtttGTCGAGTCTTACTCTTTGTCAGCTTAGATAACGGGTGAACAGAACTAGTGCCGAAATACTGGATGGGAAAGTAGTAATTTTACTTGTTCTAGGGAAACTCACTTCTCAATTGGTGCGCGGACACAATGCCAGGCGCGGATACAAAATGAAGGATTCAAAATctctgtttttattattaaacattTCAAGTTTACATGTTGCCTTTCTAGAGCTTTCCtagatgattaattaattgattataatcTTACCTTTGGcaacacattttttaaataactaatacgattccttaaaaaatgtaaatttcgaataaaatttaaatatatttctttttttttcacatagAAATCTGATTATATACGCACCGCCACACATGTTATTATGTACGATAGCACGATAGATCACGTGtcatgatttaattagttcaaaTCGACTCATAAAATTGTGATACATGCCCTATCACGcacaaaaaaatgtgtgaCATTGCACAGCAGATCACGACTTTTTCATATATAACtcgatttttattattgttatgtAAATGACATTTGAAACTACTCAAACTTTCCTATAGATTTTCACTTCAGTAGCTCTCTTTTGTTAAGAGAGAATTTACTTTTTGGAAGAAGACAGGCCCAAGCCAGGTCTGGCTCTTGGACATGACTCAAACACACAAATGTTGATTATTCTTTTTGGAGAGGTGCTTTTAACTCCCTTAATAGTTCGGAAAAAAATACCTCTTGTGAATTTACTGctttacattaattaaaatatattgctTTAACCTTATTTTAGTCACATGAGAAGACGCCACTTCGGCCTTGGCCGAAGTGGTGGGCTGCtgcttgtgagggcagcggttctagcccccacaaaagcattgtgggggctaaatgttctttatatccttctcccttgcgaaatgcAAGTGGAGTATGGACATCCTCTCCTGTGAGGGGTTATTTGTattgggcatgtacttcatagaattcattgtaataatgtaagtcccaatcatgtatatctgattgtaaatatcagtgtaataccTCTGCTACAATAagcagttgttgtaaatatctgtgtaatgcagtaatctgatgattaatcagtctcaaaaaaaaaaaaaaagtcacatGAGAAGACAAAATTCTTCTTTCATGCTTAGTAGGAGTGGGAATtaatttggttcggttcggttttgaGATAAAACGAAAATTTCAATTCAGTTCAGGTAGGAAATCCAAGAAAACCAATTGGTctttaaggaaaataaaaatcaaatcgaAACTGAAAGCTTAGTTCAATTCAGTTTTGGTTTTTCGATTCGATTTCAGTTTTTTGATAACGATTCACTTAATGGTTTAGGttaacaaatcaaattttagttCAGCTAACAGTTCaaattttggtttgaattttggttCAATCCAATCCGgtccaatttgattttttgattcattttatatttcaaagcTTGTACTCCTTATTTTCCTATGAATCTAAGAaattatgagtttttttttttatgaggtTTATCCTAAAAACCTTAGAAGTTATGAACCTCAAAACCtataatgttttattctaAGTGGTTTGTCATAGAGACTTTCGAACATATGAGGTTTTATTTTAGGTGGTTTGCATTATGAACCTTAAAACCCAAAAGGTTTATCCTATAGGAGGTTTTTACTAGAATCTTGTGATCTTAATAACCTTTTTGGAACCTAAGAGGTTTTATATTAGGTAATTTGTCTTACAAATCTTGGAACTTAGAGTGTTTATCCTATAAACATTGGAACTTAGGATTTTTAGAggttaaaaaattcataacttTGAAGGTTTTATCTTAGGTGGTTTGTCCTATAAACCTTTGAATCTAAGaagttttgaaacttggaGCTTAGGAACTCTAGAATCTATGTGGTTGAGGTTTATTTTAGGAACCTTAGAGGTTATGAACCTCGaaatttaggatttttatcCTAAGAATTTTTTAGGTTAGGAATCTTAGAACGTAAGAggtttcttttaataatttttgtttatctccTCTTGGACTTTGTCGGGACCATATTTATCTTGGCTCTAGTGAggcctattattttttatctgatagaaatggaaaaagaaagagggaGAATATACAAGAGTAGtgaatttggaagaaaattttatgaataaaaggaataatctatttaacaaatcaaaataacaaGTAATGcaagacaaaataatttgattgtagACTAATAGATTCAAAAGCCAtcacaacaattaaaaattaattttatcttttttttttttttagaaaactTCTATTCAGGCATCAGAGGAAAAGTTTCAttgtaattttaggatttCTCTTTAgctgaatttttctttctttcttgttgATTGATTAGTTCTTCTTGCTCTCACATAAATAGTAACAGAAAAACCAATGTGGTTTGAAGAGGAGGGTTCATTGAGGGTTAGTGTTGGTATTAAGAGGGGTGTCAaccgaattttttttttaagagttaattttcaaatatttaaaataataaaacagaaAAGGGGTGTTAAGAGATAATGAAGCGTGGATGTAGCACTACTCTTTTTTTCGAGGGTCCAGGGCCTCCACTGATAAGACTTGGGCCAAGTCCAAGTACATTTTCttgtcttaattttaatttttttctgatttttttaataacaataattaatcttCAAGTTCGAAAAATTGTACTGATATACTTtcagttcttttcttttctttttggtttcttgaaagcttcattcatttattattatataattctttGTTATGCGTGTTGTTATTGTAGAGTCGTAGATTTCATTTTCtgcattgcatttttttttttgttttgctatTGAAAATGTTTGCTAGAAAACTGTATGATAccttcttcaaaaaaaaaataaatttattttaaaattatttttatctcttcAGTGGCCATTAaagtgtatttttatttactctaCCAGCAACTCAATTCCCCAACGCACGTGTGAGCGAGATAAAACCACAGACATCTTgtttttgtataaaaattttttatttcaattatataagaaattttattatttcagttAGATGACGCTTGTTTTTATATACCAACTAGTTTTTACTGAGtcaaaaaggagaag
This window contains:
- the LOC102611326 gene encoding PHD finger protein At1g33420, encoding MVVNGRPLKRMKRRVTADLNDFLTFPSTDGSGSAPTAPFRTSIRSFLANHALMPPPSSLLPHLLTWQILFRVADATDGSDSTTPLTVCLDVVEEDVARSRSVYCDQCRVVGWSGNPVSSKRYHFIVKADGNSIGGYNKPCTCCGDALHLSESRCKTCNHVTTTDDVEDWVYHQLEDTTHLLHGVVHANGYGHLLRVNGREGGSRVLAGCHIMDFWDRLCKALGVRKVSVMDVSKKYGLEYRLLHAVTKGHPWYGDWGYEFGAGSFALTHDAYKSAVETLSTMPLSIFFSQGRKPRTHLQDRISFYQSLSECELVNIRDLFSFLMKLIYDNHKSSSTRIDDATCKKLSPCTPGVLHSWTKGEIERVDEAMFRVLRAVSGSNWVSWRTLRGAVCKVAQPELLDHCLKELGGKLAADGMVVVARCNPDSGVFEYRLEAANESFNGVTSCNDSPVVKHPSQEILLRDLKLFFESLLHPQTMLNYGPEAIRDLAISSATKLIDCKQFMKDYKPEKTSSINDSYTIRLSCQLELMDPSEDNVPDPPSEIIVLPRNATVSDLKTEASSAFQDVYLVFRRFQADELLGYSGVDDSTQVKLLLGAAESVRVRGRCLGKNGLSKYRMERGIERWTVDCICGAKDDDGERMFACDVCGVWQHTRCSGIHDSDAVPARFVCCRCRGTEKMSKPSGFCKDENTSTDDSSCFGKSVATPFKVR